From Amaranthus tricolor cultivar Red isolate AtriRed21 chromosome 4, ASM2621246v1, whole genome shotgun sequence:
tatttttaactaatgaACCATTTATATAGAGTCATCTTACCGCCTTAAGAGCCGCGTAGTCCACAATTATAGATAGAAGATAGATCCATAGGGATACGTCTTCCGAATTGAACATTTTTGACCATCGATTAACCTTCGTACCTCTcagcaaagaaaaagaaagaaataaaataatgagaaaagaaagaaaataaaagaggaAGTTGCTTTGTTTCATCACAACTACCGTTTACAGTTACTACAAACTTTTTCACGCAAATTACATTAACAATTTCACATTCATATAATGCAAAACTTAAATCATGCTTGTCGTGATACACCTCCCACAAAAATGGAGGTAATTAACTCTGATTATCAGAGATTAGACCATAATTCTactcaaattgatgaagaaactCCTCAAGTAGTACCAAATTCTCTTCCCAAAAATCATAATCAGATccaaaatcataataattatgTCAATCGTAGATGGGTAAATTCACGATCAACATGGCTGATGATTGTTATCGGTGCTTTAATAGCAGTTTCCGTTATTGCAATTATCAAACATTTCGGTCCCTCTTTCATGAAGAaggttttttttctctttcctcatgcttttttttcaaatataatcTTTTTTCCTCTTTTGTTTGTTATGTATGATCTTAGAATTGATTTCTGAgttagaatttattttatgtcttgaatagattaaaaatataataattttaatgaatttaagcTTATAAATAAATGTTATGGAGATGAAGATTGTTTGCAGATTTTGCTGCTTTGGATGTTGTATTtcgaattttttttcttgtttaccGTTGTGTATGACTTTTACAGGATTTGGTTATTTATAATTGCTTGAACTTTCTATTTGTGAACTTTAATTTGGTATTATCTTAAGTTATAATCTCAAGTTATCGGTGCAAAATGTTTATTATCTTAAGTCGTAATATAATCTCAAGTTAAGATGTTTTGTTGATTAGTATTTAGTTTATTTGGGTCCTTGGGGATCCTCAAAGGGTACTAATGTAGACGAGACTTATGCCATCGAGAATTTACTTAACAAGTTAGGTAGCATTCAGAGTATTTTGATGGTTTGGTTGTTGATTATTGTGTAAATTGTAATGACGAATACTATTATACTACAGTTTTGAGGTTATGTTCGTTGAGGAAAAATTCTCCCCAGTGCCCAATGATGTTTATTATTGCCATAGAAGTGGAATGTTAGAATGATGCGAAAGGGTGAAAGAATTGAAGAAACCCTTAAAAGTTTGGGAATAAAGTGCAGGAGTACAAAAGAATAGGAGATGGACTAAAATGGGAAGTATATAAAGATCATTAGGAAATTTAGCTTTGCTTGATATGAAATTTAGTCAAGTGAATTTATGTTATTGAAAGTTTTGAATATAGTTACACAACAACAATACCAAAGACTTAATTCCAACAATATAGGGATCAACAGGTACATTCATATTTAATTGGGTGAGTTTGTGTCTTTTAATTTCTAGAAGGTTATTCCGGCTGTACATTGGTTGGTAGAATCTTGCAGCCATCTGGAGTTAGCATCTGTTGTATTTGCTGCAATAGCATTGTTCCCTATTTTACTTTTGCCAACCGTTCCCTTCAAGTGGATTGCTGGAATGATTTTTGGCTACGGGATTGGCTTCTTGCTGATCACGGCAGGTGTAGCTGTGGCTGTGAGTTTGCCCTACGTCATTGCTTCCTGTCTATTTCTTCACAAGATTGAAGTAAGCACTcgtttacaaattacaatgtgTGAATCGCTTATCATTGAGTTCCAACTTTTTGTTGGAACTAAGATCATTTGAAATGTGGCTTCTCTAACCTTTTTGGTGTGCATTGTGTATGCATTTCAGAATTGGTTGGATAAGTATCCTGAAAAAGCTGCACTCGTAAGACTTGCTGGTGACGGTGATTGGTTGCATCAGTTTCAAGCGGTTGTTCTGTTAAGACTTTCCCCATTCCCATATGTGATATTCAACTATGTTGCTGTTGTTACTGGGGTCAAATATAGTCCGTATCTTGCAGGAACACTGATAGGGATGGTGCCTGAGATACTTTTCGCAATTTACAGGTTAGTTTTTGCATTCTGGTTCTGAAGAAACTTTGGTAATATTATGAAATAAATCACTTCCAGCATGGAATTTTCGACTCACTTTATAGACATGAGTTGACTTACATGCTTTCTGGTTCATGCTGCTTGATGGTTGACTTACATGCTTTCTAGTGTTTATAGACATGAGTTTCTAGATGTGTAAAATGGTTGGCATTTTGTTTCTGCTGTTAGCTTACCAATATACCGATTCTGGAGACTAGTACTATCTGAACATCATTGCTCCCTCCATCTGGCACTAGTAGTCATTATTATAGGGTCTCCAATTAAGCTGTATTTCTTGATTTAATAGTAAAGAATCCTTAGGCAAACATGTGTTAGCTGGCTGGTTTGACCATCTGATTTATAACAAGTTGTTTCAACCAGTTAATTTATGGAACACTAGTGTTAGATGGTTTGACCACTCAACCGTCTATTTGTACCTAAATAAGCTAAAATCTCCAACaagctattttgccaaacacctcAACATTTTCTGCTACTATCTTTCTTCACATCATCAAATTATCATCTTCTGCTGTCTGCAACAATTGCTGTCCTGTGGCAAACTATAATTGTCTGAAGCTCTGATTGGAGTAAAAGTAGAGCTACGAGGAAAACAATGATTGGTGTGTAGACAATCCACCAGTTTTACCTATCAAAATTGTGTTAGTTTTCGTATAGAGTCTGCCCATTTATGAGTTTCTTGCAATTTAATAAGGATATTGTGACTATTCTGACACCTGCATCCAGCTGGTAAACTGGAATATTGTTTGAAGTGTATAGCTTTAAGGTTCAGGTTGGGATGAAAGTCTGAAATCGGGAAGTTTTACCTTCATGATAAATGTTTAGATGTACAGTTTAGTGATTGTACTCTAATGCTTATCAGAGTTCGGTATTGACTTGTTCTTGAAGTTGCTTTTTTACTTGAGCTTAAGAGAGactttgatttactatttttctataaactaagactGATAGGCTGTATGGTGTAACCTAAAAGAGAACAAGTTCAACTGTTCTAAACTTTCTTTTGTTTGGTATTTTAGCAAGAAATGTTGGAGAGGGAAGTTTGAGATATATGAGTAAAAAGGGTGATGGAGGGCAGGTTATGAAGTCGCTGAGTGGAGGTAGCCATGTTTAAAGAAGAAAAGGTTCTTGTTATGCATGAGATTGGTTATCAAGTATTTAAATATTGTAACATTAAAATACACTCTAGTTTGCTATATATGTTATTAGGTCGGCATCTTTATTATTAAGAAAACCCTTATTGTAAAGAGTACTTTGAACACAGAGTACACTTTGGGATCTTTGGGCATGCTTAAGATGTCCATTTATGAGTTTTTTGCCTATCTAACTTTAACAATATAGATGTTAGAATTACTTTCCTCCTACATTTTGTAACCCTATATTATATTATGGTATTAGATTTCATTCTTACATTTTGACAGAATTTGTGCAACCCCATATTTCACAGCCAGCCTTACAATCACCATTCACAACCATCTGCCTTTGGCAGTCCCAACTTCTTCATTATAGTGCTGTTGTTGGGGAATGCATTTTTCCACCTGAAATTGCTTTATTTGTCCCTTGATAAACAAACTAGAGGAAACTAGGAAAATGAATTTTGCTGATTGGAGTATTGGACCCAACCAAATACATCTTTGAAAGTCCTCCCAAGGCCAGACTATAAGAGCATGCTGTTCTGATCTGCATACATTCAAGATGAAATCTCGTCCTAATTTAAATATGGTTTACTTGCCGCAAATAGCACAGAAAAGAGAGAACTCCCTCATTCATCTTGTTGAAATGTTTTTCTGATTCTCTTTTGCAGTGGGAGGATGTTACGGACAATGGCAGAAGCAATGGAGGAACATACACATGTTTCGAAATTTCAGATGATGTTTGATGGAATTGGTTTCTGTTTAGCTGCAGCATCTACCATTTCCATTGGATTTTATGCAAAACAGAAGCTGGAAGAACTTAAAGACATGCCGGTGCAACAACAGTTACAGTAGTGTCCTTACAAGTTCCACATACTTGTATGTTG
This genomic window contains:
- the LOC130811068 gene encoding uncharacterized protein LOC130811068 isoform X2, translated to MQNLNHACRDTPPTKMEVINSDYQRLDHNSTQIDEETPQVVPNSLPKNHNQIQNHNNYVNRRWVNSRSTWLMIVIGALIAVSVIAIIKHFGPSFMKKVIPAVHWLVESCSHLELASVVFAAIALFPILLLPTVPFKWIAGMIFGYGIGFLLITAGVAVAVSLPYVIASCLFLHKIENWLDKYPEKAALVRLAGDGDWLHQFQAVVLLRLSPFPYVIFNYVAVVTGVKYSPYLAGTLIGMVPEILFAIYSGRMLRTMAEAMEEHTHVSKFQMMFDGIGFCLAAASTISIGFYAKQKLEELKDMPVQQQLQ
- the LOC130811068 gene encoding uncharacterized protein LOC130811068 isoform X1, with amino-acid sequence MQNLNHACRDTPPTKMEVINSDYQRLDHNSTQIDEETPQVVPNSLPKNHNQIQNHNNYVNRRWVNSRSTWLMIVIGALIAVSVIAIIKHFGPSFMKKKVIPAVHWLVESCSHLELASVVFAAIALFPILLLPTVPFKWIAGMIFGYGIGFLLITAGVAVAVSLPYVIASCLFLHKIENWLDKYPEKAALVRLAGDGDWLHQFQAVVLLRLSPFPYVIFNYVAVVTGVKYSPYLAGTLIGMVPEILFAIYSGRMLRTMAEAMEEHTHVSKFQMMFDGIGFCLAAASTISIGFYAKQKLEELKDMPVQQQLQ